From the genome of Psychrilyobacter atlanticus DSM 19335, one region includes:
- a CDS encoding beta-ketoacyl-ACP synthase III gives MKSFGILGIGTYVPEKIMTNFDLEKIVDTSDAWIQKMTGIKERRIAAENEATSDLAYNAAVKALESSNTKAEDLDLIVVATMTPDYFTPSVSAILQKRLGAHHAAAFDLGAACSGFVYGLEAGGNFIATGMYKKVLVIGAEVFSRILDWEDRNTCVLFGDGAAAAVLGEVEEDYGIIGSHLGADGDLDDVLVIPAGGSRTPSTHETVDNRSHYLKMKGPEVFKFAVKAMPGAVEKVLANTGINIDELELIVPHQANMRIINSAAKRLGFPAEKFVINLDKYGNTSAASVGLALGEAVEKGMIKKGDNIALVGFGAGLTYASCVMKWAY, from the coding sequence ATTAAAAGTTTTGGAATATTGGGAATAGGAACCTATGTCCCTGAAAAGATAATGACAAATTTTGATTTGGAAAAAATAGTAGATACTTCAGATGCGTGGATACAAAAAATGACAGGTATAAAAGAGAGAAGGATAGCTGCGGAAAATGAAGCTACCTCAGATCTTGCCTATAATGCAGCGGTAAAGGCTTTGGAGTCATCTAATACAAAAGCGGAAGACTTAGATCTAATAGTGGTGGCTACGATGACACCGGACTATTTTACTCCGTCTGTATCGGCTATATTACAAAAAAGATTAGGTGCACACCATGCAGCAGCTTTTGATTTAGGTGCGGCTTGTAGTGGTTTTGTATATGGATTAGAAGCTGGAGGAAACTTTATAGCTACTGGTATGTATAAAAAAGTGTTGGTAATAGGTGCAGAAGTATTCTCTAGGATTTTAGATTGGGAAGACAGAAATACCTGTGTGTTGTTTGGCGATGGAGCAGCAGCAGCAGTGTTAGGAGAGGTAGAAGAAGACTATGGGATCATAGGTTCTCACCTAGGTGCTGACGGAGACTTGGATGATGTATTGGTTATCCCAGCAGGTGGATCTAGAACTCCTTCAACTCATGAAACAGTAGATAATAGATCTCACTACCTTAAGATGAAAGGGCCGGAAGTTTTTAAATTTGCTGTAAAAGCAATGCCTGGGGCAGTGGAAAAAGTATTGGCAAACACAGGTATAAATATAGATGAATTAGAATTGATTGTACCTCATCAAGCTAATATGAGAATTATAAATTCAGCAGCAAAAAGGTTAGGGTTTCCAGCGGAAAAGTTTGTGATTAATTTAGATAAATACGGAAATACTTCAGCGGCTTCTGTTGGTTTAGCATTGGGAGAAGCAGTGGAAAAAGGAATGATTAAAAAAGGTGATAATATAGCATTAGTAGGCTTTGGAGCTGGATTAACGTATGCATCATGTGTTATGAAATGGGCTTATTAA
- the fabD gene encoding ACP S-malonyltransferase, with protein sequence MSKIAFIYPGQGTQYVGMGKELYETNEMAKKYFDEIFESLELDLKETMFNGPEEKLKQTKYTQPAIVTMSLVLTKLLKDSGIEADYVAGHSLGEYSALGAANVLSTFDTVRLTALRGEIMNEVSGEVDGTMAAIIGLESAKIEEICKNIDGIVEAVNYNEPKQTVIAGSKDAIDTACEELKEAGARRAMVLAVSGPFHSSLMKPAGDKLKADFDKFNFKEGNIEVLSNTGVEFLKDAEKIKEELYHQTFGPVRWVEIIEKLRDTGVTKFYEIGPGKVLKGLVRKIDKTLEVVNVESI encoded by the coding sequence ATGTCGAAAATAGCGTTTATATATCCAGGACAAGGAACACAATATGTTGGAATGGGTAAAGAATTATACGAAACAAATGAGATGGCTAAAAAATATTTCGATGAAATTTTTGAGAGCTTAGAATTAGATCTAAAAGAAACTATGTTTAATGGACCTGAGGAGAAATTAAAACAAACAAAATATACACAACCTGCCATAGTAACTATGTCATTGGTATTGACTAAGTTATTAAAGGACAGTGGAATAGAAGCAGACTACGTGGCAGGACATTCATTGGGTGAATATTCAGCCTTAGGAGCTGCTAACGTATTATCTACTTTTGATACAGTAAGATTAACTGCCCTTAGAGGGGAGATTATGAATGAAGTTTCAGGAGAAGTAGATGGAACTATGGCAGCTATCATAGGACTGGAATCAGCTAAGATTGAGGAAATCTGTAAAAATATAGATGGAATAGTAGAAGCTGTAAACTACAATGAGCCTAAGCAGACTGTAATAGCAGGATCAAAAGATGCTATTGATACAGCGTGTGAAGAATTAAAGGAAGCAGGTGCTAGAAGAGCTATGGTATTAGCTGTATCTGGACCATTCCATTCATCACTCATGAAACCTGCAGGAGATAAATTAAAAGCTGACTTTGATAAATTTAACTTTAAAGAAGGAAATATTGAAGTATTATCTAATACAGGAGTAGAGTTTTTAAAAGATGCTGAAAAAATAAAGGAAGAATTATACCACCAAACTTTTGGTCCTGTAAGATGGGTTGAAATAATTGAAAAATTAAGAGACACTGGAGTAACTAAATTCTACGAGATTGGTCCTGGAAAAGTATTGAAAGGATTAGTTAGAAAGATAGATAAAACTTTAGAAGTGGTGAATGTCGAATCAATATAA
- the fabG gene encoding 3-oxoacyl-[acyl-carrier-protein] reductase, protein MINLKGKVAVITGSSRGIGKSVAEKLAEAGANIVITDILVEAGEATAKEIAEKYNVETLFVESNVTNSESCVALAKATMEKFGRVDVLVNNAGITRDGLFMRMKEIDFDLVIDINLKGAFNTTQAFYRTMTKQRTGSIINMASVVGLMGNAGQVNYSASKAGLIGMTKSLAREAAKRSVRVNAIAPGYIQSEMTDVLSPEAKEMMMRNVPLETMGTPADVANAVLFLASDLSSYITGQTLSVNGGMIMQ, encoded by the coding sequence ATGATTAATTTAAAAGGTAAAGTTGCGGTAATTACTGGATCAAGTAGAGGGATAGGTAAATCTGTTGCTGAAAAATTAGCAGAAGCAGGAGCCAATATCGTAATTACAGATATATTAGTGGAAGCAGGAGAAGCTACAGCTAAAGAAATAGCTGAAAAATACAATGTAGAAACATTATTTGTTGAAAGTAATGTTACAAATTCTGAAAGTTGTGTAGCATTAGCTAAAGCTACAATGGAAAAATTTGGAAGAGTGGATGTATTGGTAAACAATGCCGGAATCACAAGAGATGGATTATTCATGAGAATGAAGGAAATTGATTTTGATCTAGTTATTGATATCAACTTAAAGGGTGCTTTCAACACGACTCAAGCATTTTATAGAACAATGACTAAACAAAGAACAGGAAGCATAATCAACATGGCTTCAGTAGTAGGACTTATGGGTAACGCAGGTCAAGTGAACTACTCGGCTTCAAAAGCAGGATTAATTGGAATGACTAAATCTTTAGCGAGAGAAGCTGCGAAAAGAAGTGTAAGAGTAAACGCTATAGCTCCAGGATATATTCAATCAGAAATGACTGATGTTTTAAGCCCGGAAGCTAAAGAAATGATGATGAGAAATGTTCCTTTAGAAACAATGGGAACTCCAGCAGATGTAGCTAACGCAGTGTTATTTTTAGCATCGGATTTATCATCATACATAACAGGTCAAACCCTAAGTGTAAACGGTGGAATGATAATGCAATAA
- a CDS encoding acyl carrier protein — MLDKIKEVIVDQLGVDADQVTLEANFIDDLGADSLDTVELIMAFEEEFDIEIPDADAEKIKTVQDVVNFVEATK, encoded by the coding sequence ATGTTAGATAAAATTAAAGAAGTAATAGTAGATCAATTAGGTGTAGACGCGGATCAAGTAACTTTAGAGGCGAACTTCATCGACGATTTAGGAGCAGATTCATTAGATACAGTTGAATTAATCATGGCATTCGAAGAAGAATTCGATATCGAAATTCCTGATGCAGATGCTGAAAAGATCAAAACTGTTCAAGACGTAGTTAACTTCGTAGAAGCGACTAAATAA
- the fabF gene encoding beta-ketoacyl-ACP synthase II, protein MRRVVITGVGMITALGTGVEKSWAKIKAGECGIKRIESFDTENTSVKIAGEVTDFNPTDFGIEKKEVKKLARNTQFAIAAAKMALEDAKFEITEENATSVGTIVSSGIGGMEVFENQHKTLLNKGARRVSPFTIPAMIANMASGNVGIYTGAKGPNKTIVTACAAGTHSIGDAFEMIKYGKVDTMIAGGTEACITEFAITGFANMKALSTRNDEPLKASRPFNVDRDGFVMGEGSGILILEELEQAKARGAKIYAEMVGYGETCDAHHITSPGPGGEGAARAIEMALKQGNIDKNTVDYINAHGTSTPANDRLETAAIKTVFGDHAKELAVSSTKGSTGHALGAAGGIEGVILALGIDEGIMPPTINYENPDEECDLDYVPNEARNKEIRVGMSTSLGFGGHNAVIVMKKYEN, encoded by the coding sequence ATGAGAAGAGTTGTAATTACTGGGGTAGGAATGATAACTGCACTAGGAACAGGGGTAGAAAAATCTTGGGCTAAAATAAAAGCTGGAGAGTGCGGAATAAAGAGAATAGAGAGTTTTGATACTGAAAATACATCGGTAAAGATAGCAGGAGAAGTAACTGACTTCAATCCTACAGATTTTGGGATCGAAAAAAAAGAAGTTAAGAAATTAGCTAGAAATACACAATTTGCCATAGCAGCAGCTAAGATGGCTTTAGAAGATGCGAAGTTTGAGATAACTGAAGAAAATGCAACTTCTGTAGGAACTATTGTTAGTTCTGGAATTGGTGGAATGGAAGTTTTTGAAAACCAACATAAAACTTTATTAAACAAAGGTGCTAGAAGAGTATCACCATTTACAATACCTGCAATGATAGCTAATATGGCTTCTGGAAATGTAGGGATATATACTGGTGCTAAGGGACCGAATAAAACTATAGTAACAGCATGTGCTGCTGGAACTCACTCAATCGGAGACGCTTTTGAGATGATAAAATATGGAAAAGTGGATACTATGATAGCTGGTGGAACTGAAGCTTGTATCACAGAATTTGCAATCACAGGTTTTGCTAACATGAAAGCATTATCTACTAGAAACGATGAACCTTTAAAAGCATCTAGACCATTTAACGTGGATAGAGATGGATTTGTAATGGGAGAGGGGTCAGGAATCTTAATCTTAGAAGAATTAGAGCAGGCTAAAGCCCGTGGAGCAAAGATATATGCCGAGATGGTAGGATATGGAGAAACTTGTGACGCACATCATATCACTTCCCCTGGACCAGGTGGAGAGGGAGCAGCAAGAGCTATTGAGATGGCTTTAAAGCAAGGAAATATAGATAAGAATACAGTTGACTACATCAACGCACATGGAACTTCTACACCAGCTAATGACAGATTGGAAACAGCAGCTATAAAGACTGTTTTTGGAGATCATGCTAAAGAATTAGCAGTATCATCTACTAAGGGGTCTACAGGTCATGCACTTGGAGCAGCAGGTGGAATTGAAGGTGTAATATTAGCATTAGGAATAGATGAAGGAATAATGCCTCCAACTATCAACTATGAGAATCCAGATGAAGAATGTGATTTAGATTACGTTCCAAACGAAGCTAGAAACAAGGAAATAAGAGTAGGAATGTCTACATCATTAGGATTTGGTGGACATAACGCAGTAATAGTTATGAAAAAATACGAGAACTAA
- the rnc gene encoding ribonuclease III has translation MKKYLELEKILGHTFKDEKLLKHALLHRSYGNENKEYKKISNERLELLGDAVLDLVVTEYLYKNFKESSEGDLAKLKSMVVSEPVLAKISRKLKLGKYLFLSKGEEVTGGRDRSSILGDVFESVLGAIYLDSDLETARKYGLSHLVYEIEHIYENDELIDFKTALQEYSQRKYKEVPTYELIGEDGPDHAKFFKIGVFMNKKLVGSGEGRNKKTAEQKAAKHACDSLGIKYIETL, from the coding sequence ATGAAAAAATACTTGGAATTAGAAAAAATTCTAGGTCACACTTTTAAGGATGAAAAACTTTTAAAACATGCCTTACTTCATAGATCTTATGGAAATGAAAATAAGGAATATAAAAAAATAAGCAACGAGAGACTAGAACTGTTAGGAGACGCAGTTCTAGATCTTGTCGTTACTGAATATTTATATAAAAATTTTAAAGAATCCTCAGAGGGTGACTTAGCTAAATTAAAATCAATGGTAGTAAGTGAACCGGTATTGGCAAAAATATCAAGAAAATTAAAATTAGGTAAATACCTATTCCTAAGCAAGGGAGAGGAAGTTACTGGTGGAAGAGATAGATCTTCAATTTTAGGAGATGTATTTGAGTCGGTATTAGGAGCTATCTATCTAGATTCAGATTTAGAGACAGCTAGAAAATACGGGTTATCTCACCTAGTTTATGAGATAGAGCATATCTATGAAAATGATGAGTTGATAGATTTTAAAACAGCACTACAAGAATACAGCCAAAGAAAATATAAGGAAGTACCTACCTATGAACTTATAGGTGAAGATGGGCCAGATCATGCTAAATTTTTTAAGATAGGTGTATTTATGAATAAAAAATTAGTGGGTTCAGGAGAGGGAAGAAATAAAAAAACAGCAGAGCAGAAAGCCGCGAAACATGCCTGTGACAGTTTGGGAATAAAATACATTGAAACATTATAA
- a CDS encoding elongator complex protein 3 — protein MKHYNIPIFISHFGCPHTCVFCNQVKINGRETDVTCSDIEEIIEEYLEILPKDSEKEVAFFGGTFTGIDKRIQEGYLATVKPYIDRGLVDGIRLSTRPDYINEKILDLLLKYGVTTIELGVQSLDDEVLAKSERGYKSDIVEAASTLIKNYGFKLGIQVMPGLPGSTNEIDLDTAKKVVKIKPDMVRIYPTLVINNTKLEKMYYDKEYSPMELEESIVRVLPIMILFELNNINIIRVGLQPSDDLCEEGVIKAGPFHPAFKETIETEIYGRFLRSLNTETLDIVTHEKNISKIVGMKKKNKLFFGKKMTIKIDNSLSLEKVVVNRIEYTREEILNKILESGIL, from the coding sequence TTGAAACATTATAATATTCCGATATTTATTAGTCATTTTGGATGTCCCCATACCTGTGTATTTTGTAATCAAGTAAAAATAAATGGCAGGGAAACTGATGTCACATGTTCTGATATTGAGGAAATAATAGAAGAATATTTAGAGATTCTACCAAAAGATTCAGAAAAAGAAGTAGCTTTTTTTGGTGGAACCTTTACAGGAATTGACAAGAGGATACAGGAAGGCTATTTAGCTACAGTTAAACCATATATCGATAGAGGCCTTGTAGATGGGATTAGATTATCTACAAGACCTGATTATATTAATGAAAAGATATTGGACCTCCTTTTGAAATATGGTGTTACAACTATAGAATTAGGAGTCCAGTCTCTAGATGATGAGGTCTTGGCTAAGTCAGAAAGAGGTTATAAATCTGATATAGTAGAAGCGGCATCTACTTTAATAAAAAATTATGGTTTTAAATTAGGAATACAAGTAATGCCTGGATTGCCTGGATCTACTAATGAGATAGATCTCGATACAGCAAAAAAGGTAGTGAAGATAAAACCAGATATGGTTAGGATATATCCGACATTGGTTATAAATAATACGAAGTTGGAAAAAATGTATTATGATAAGGAATATAGCCCTATGGAGCTAGAAGAATCTATTGTCAGAGTGTTACCGATCATGATTTTATTTGAACTGAATAATATAAATATAATCAGAGTGGGATTACAACCTTCTGATGATCTATGTGAAGAGGGAGTAATTAAAGCAGGACCTTTTCACCCAGCTTTTAAAGAAACTATTGAAACAGAGATCTATGGGAGATTTTTAAGGTCTTTAAATACAGAAACTTTGGATATAGTTACCCATGAAAAAAATATCTCTAAAATAGTGGGGATGAAAAAAAAGAATAAGTTGTTTTTTGGAAAGAAGATGACTATAAAGATTGATAATAGTTTATCGCTGGAAAAAGTAGTAGTAAATAGGATAGAATATACTAGGGAAGAAATCTTAAATAAAATTTTAGAGAGTGGTATATTATGA
- a CDS encoding Rne/Rng family ribonuclease, whose product MNQIIISISDFEERAALVEGEKLTEFFIQRNEQNRINGNIYKARVANVLPGMESAFLDIGLEKNAFLHVRDLREFEEKYLNGVENSNRPIEDILSVGDEIIVQIVKEPRGDKGARVTTHYTIPGKYLVLMPNDSHIAISQKIKDTQERERLETLIDNIKPKEMGVIIRTAAKDKNNLHFEKEVEYLVKKWKNIENRFKKSKVGEVLYQDNDMVTRTVRDVFSNQIDELIIDDEEKYWEIVDYVKAFSDNTFKTKVKLFQSSLHIFDHYNVTRGLETALNEKVWLDCGGYLIIQKTEALISIDVNTGRNTGVMNLEDTVVETNIEAAREIAIQLRLRNLSGIIIIDFIDMKVEKDKLKVVEVLEESLKKDRIKNNIIHFTDLGLVEMTRKRQGSPLAKYYQKPCPCCDGTGTVKSKESIILDIMREIREIAEDSDIKLIKLTTSVELYNFICEAYIEFIKGYLKLRKKEFILKKNKKNEEKNNNDYEIVMEM is encoded by the coding sequence ATGAATCAAATAATAATAAGTATAAGTGATTTTGAGGAGAGAGCAGCTCTTGTAGAAGGGGAAAAACTTACAGAATTTTTTATACAAAGGAACGAACAAAATCGAATAAATGGGAATATATATAAGGCTAGAGTAGCTAATGTATTACCTGGAATGGAATCAGCATTTTTGGATATTGGCTTAGAAAAAAATGCTTTTTTGCATGTCCGGGATCTGCGTGAATTTGAGGAAAAATACCTGAATGGTGTAGAAAACAGCAATAGACCTATAGAAGACATCTTGAGTGTAGGAGATGAAATAATAGTTCAGATAGTGAAGGAACCTAGAGGTGACAAGGGTGCCCGTGTAACTACTCATTACACTATACCGGGGAAATATCTAGTATTGATGCCAAATGATAGTCATATTGCTATCTCTCAAAAGATAAAGGATACCCAAGAGAGAGAGAGGTTAGAAACCCTTATAGATAATATAAAACCCAAAGAGATGGGTGTTATTATAAGGACTGCAGCTAAAGATAAAAATAATCTTCATTTTGAAAAAGAGGTTGAATATTTAGTAAAAAAATGGAAAAATATAGAAAATAGGTTTAAAAAAAGTAAGGTAGGAGAGGTTCTATACCAGGATAATGATATGGTCACAAGAACTGTAAGGGATGTCTTTTCCAATCAGATAGACGAATTAATAATAGATGATGAGGAGAAGTACTGGGAGATAGTAGACTATGTTAAGGCCTTTTCGGACAATACATTTAAAACCAAGGTAAAATTATTTCAAAGTTCCCTTCATATATTTGATCACTACAATGTAACTAGGGGATTGGAGACTGCTTTAAATGAAAAGGTATGGCTGGATTGCGGGGGATACTTGATCATCCAAAAGACAGAAGCTCTCATAAGTATAGATGTAAATACAGGTAGAAATACAGGGGTAATGAACCTAGAAGATACTGTAGTGGAAACTAATATCGAAGCGGCAAGAGAGATTGCAATACAGCTGAGACTGAGAAATTTGAGTGGTATTATTATCATAGATTTTATAGATATGAAGGTTGAGAAGGACAAGCTGAAAGTAGTGGAAGTACTGGAAGAAAGTTTGAAAAAGGATAGGATAAAAAATAATATCATTCATTTTACAGACCTTGGTTTAGTAGAGATGACAAGAAAAAGACAGGGGAGCCCCCTGGCTAAGTACTACCAAAAACCTTGTCCATGCTGTGACGGAACAGGAACAGTGAAATCGAAAGAGAGTATAATCCTAGATATAATGAGAGAGATAAGGGAAATAGCAGAAGATAGCGATATTAAATTGATAAAACTGACAACAAGTGTGGAGTTATACAACTTCATTTGTGAGGCTTATATTGAATTTATAAAAGGCTATTTAAAATTACGTAAAAAGGAATTTATCCTGAAAAAAAATAAGAAAAATGAAGAAAAAAACAATAATGACTATGAGATAGTAATGGAGATGTAA
- the coaD gene encoding pantetheine-phosphate adenylyltransferase — MKKIVAVCAGSFDPITKGHLDIIKRASKFSNKLIVGILNSHNKKYWFNLEERKALVEKCLSEFDNIEVKTFDGLLVDFVLQNKANIVVRGLRAVSDYEYELQLALTNKSLSDNQVETIFLPGSRESLYLSASLVREVALHGGKIDEFISPEIVADVKERAKKIKDGSQ, encoded by the coding sequence ATGAAAAAAATAGTAGCAGTATGTGCAGGAAGTTTTGACCCTATAACTAAGGGACATTTGGATATTATAAAGCGTGCCAGTAAGTTTTCAAATAAATTGATAGTGGGAATTTTGAACAGCCACAATAAAAAATATTGGTTCAATTTAGAGGAAAGAAAAGCATTGGTTGAAAAATGTTTATCGGAATTTGATAATATAGAAGTAAAGACTTTTGATGGATTGTTGGTAGATTTTGTTTTACAAAATAAGGCTAATATTGTAGTGAGAGGGTTACGGGCAGTTTCGGATTATGAATATGAACTCCAACTGGCTCTTACAAATAAATCTCTTTCAGATAATCAGGTGGAAACAATATTCTTACCTGGATCAAGGGAAAGTTTATACCTCAGTGCCAGCCTGGTAAGGGAAGTAGCACTCCATGGCGGAAAGATAGATGAATTTATTTCGCCGGAGATAGTAGCTGATGTAAAAGAAAGAGCAAAAAAGATAAAAGATGGATCTCAGTAG
- the radA gene encoding DNA repair protein RadA, with protein sequence MAKLKTIYICSDCGYESSKWLGKCPECDSWGTLEEEVSSASTKSSVKKKIKNTKVVNFKDVEVEKNYRYTTKFNEFDRVLGGGLVKGAVVLLTGNPGIGKSTLLLQAVDQYSQYGEVLYISGEESPSQVKHRGDRLGLSGNNISIMSETEMESIYDYVIRKKPKVVVVDSIQTLYSSNFDSIPGTTTQIRECTLKIVELAKTHDISFFLVGHITKDGKVAGPKLLEHMVDSVLQFEGEEGLFYRILRSLKNRFGSTNELGIFNMEEKGMVEVKNPSEFFLSERDEKNVGSIVVPVLEGTKIFLLEVQTLVNESPFGIPKRVVQGFDRNRIQILNAVMEKKIGLNLSSKDVFVNIPGGIKIYDGAADLGVVMAMISITKGIEVSQKIAALGELGLRGEIRKVSFVDKRLKELEKLGFSGVYLPHSNKKEIEHNSYNLKMIYLKNLAELAERMR encoded by the coding sequence ATGGCTAAATTAAAAACTATATATATCTGCTCAGACTGTGGCTATGAATCTTCTAAATGGCTGGGGAAATGCCCAGAATGTGATAGTTGGGGAACATTAGAGGAAGAAGTGAGTAGTGCTTCTACTAAAAGCAGTGTAAAAAAGAAAATTAAAAATACCAAGGTTGTTAATTTTAAAGATGTAGAAGTGGAAAAAAACTATAGATATACTACAAAATTTAATGAGTTTGACAGGGTACTGGGGGGAGGTCTTGTAAAGGGAGCTGTAGTTCTTTTGACAGGTAACCCAGGAATAGGAAAATCGACCCTGCTTCTGCAAGCGGTAGATCAGTATTCACAGTATGGAGAGGTACTATATATATCTGGTGAGGAATCACCATCTCAGGTAAAACATAGGGGAGACAGGTTGGGTTTATCTGGAAACAATATATCTATCATGTCGGAGACAGAGATGGAATCTATCTATGATTATGTTATTAGGAAGAAACCTAAGGTGGTAGTGGTAGATTCCATTCAGACTTTATACAGCTCAAACTTTGATTCTATCCCAGGAACTACAACTCAGATAAGAGAATGTACCTTAAAGATAGTGGAACTGGCAAAAACCCATGATATATCTTTCTTTTTAGTAGGACATATCACCAAAGATGGAAAGGTAGCAGGACCTAAACTATTGGAGCATATGGTAGATTCAGTATTGCAGTTTGAGGGAGAAGAGGGACTATTTTATAGGATTTTACGAAGTCTAAAAAATAGATTTGGATCGACCAATGAACTTGGAATATTTAATATGGAAGAAAAAGGAATGGTAGAAGTAAAAAATCCTTCGGAATTTTTTCTCAGTGAACGAGATGAAAAAAATGTTGGAAGTATAGTGGTGCCAGTATTAGAAGGGACTAAGATATTTTTATTGGAGGTTCAGACTTTAGTGAATGAATCACCCTTTGGAATTCCAAAGAGGGTAGTACAGGGGTTTGACAGAAATAGAATACAAATACTCAACGCTGTTATGGAAAAAAAAATAGGGTTAAACTTATCCTCCAAGGATGTTTTTGTAAATATTCCAGGGGGAATAAAGATCTATGATGGGGCAGCAGATTTAGGAGTAGTAATGGCAATGATCTCTATAACTAAAGGGATAGAGGTTAGTCAAAAAATAGCAGCTCTGGGAGAACTTGGTTTGCGTGGAGAAATAAGAAAGGTATCCTTTGTAGATAAGAGGCTGAAAGAGTTGGAAAAACTTGGTTTTTCAGGTGTGTATCTGCCTCATTCTAATAAGAAAGAAATTGAACATAATAGTTATAATTTAAAGATGATATATTTAAAAAATTTAGCAGAACTTGCAGAGAGGATGAGGTGA
- the disA gene encoding DNA integrity scanning diadenylate cyclase DisA — MEQNLKKVFSQVTPGTVFREGLDNILDAGTGALVVLDANDTLGDLIDGGFELNCRFTPQRLHELSKMDGAIILDGSAGKIKYANVHLQPDKSFKTNESGTRHRTAQRVARQTDNLVIAISERRNRITLYKGDFRYKVKNLADIMIEASQAMKTFERYKHVLDRALQNITLLEFDGMVTLSEVVTVLQRFEMLVRIRVEVEHSIIELGSEGKFLEIQLEELFKGVLKEEENFIRDYINPGDDEFGAAEVKERLLGLGDLELLESENIAGALGYGRSAATFDMELDTKGYRILNKITRITKKDTEKIIGKYEILSKILELTEEELMEIRGISMFKARSIKKGIKRLKMTAEWEK, encoded by the coding sequence ATGGAGCAGAATTTAAAGAAAGTATTTTCTCAGGTAACCCCTGGAACAGTATTTAGAGAAGGGTTAGACAATATTTTAGATGCCGGAACCGGTGCTTTAGTAGTTTTGGATGCCAATGATACTTTAGGCGATCTGATAGATGGTGGATTTGAATTAAACTGCAGATTTACCCCTCAAAGACTTCATGAGTTATCCAAGATGGATGGAGCCATTATTTTAGACGGTAGTGCTGGGAAGATTAAATATGCCAACGTACATTTACAGCCGGATAAATCATTTAAAACCAATGAGAGTGGGACTAGACATAGAACTGCTCAAAGGGTAGCCAGGCAGACAGATAATTTAGTTATAGCCATCTCAGAAAGAAGAAATCGGATTACCCTCTATAAGGGAGATTTTAGATATAAGGTAAAAAACCTGGCTGATATAATGATTGAGGCCAGTCAGGCAATGAAAACTTTTGAGAGGTATAAACATGTGCTTGATAGAGCATTGCAAAATATAACTCTTTTAGAATTTGACGGGATGGTAACACTTTCAGAGGTTGTGACCGTTCTTCAAAGGTTTGAGATGCTGGTAAGAATAAGGGTAGAAGTGGAACATTCGATAATAGAATTAGGGTCAGAGGGAAAATTTTTAGAGATTCAATTGGAGGAACTATTTAAGGGAGTTCTAAAAGAGGAAGAAAACTTCATCAGAGATTATATAAATCCAGGGGATGATGAATTTGGAGCAGCAGAAGTAAAGGAAAGACTGCTTGGGCTAGGAGATCTGGAACTTCTAGAATCAGAAAATATAGCAGGGGCACTAGGATACGGTAGGTCAGCGGCTACCTTTGATATGGAATTAGATACCAAAGGGTACAGAATCTTAAATAAGATAACAAGAATCACAAAAAAAGATACTGAGAAAATAATTGGTAAATATGAAATCTTATCTAAAATATTGGAATTGACAGAAGAGGAATTGATGGAGATAAGAGGAATCAGTATGTTTAAAGCCAGATCCATAAAAAAAGGGATAAAAAGATTAAAAATGACAGCTGAATGGGAAAAATAG